Proteins found in one Aethina tumida isolate Nest 87 chromosome 1, icAetTumi1.1, whole genome shotgun sequence genomic segment:
- the LOC109596695 gene encoding chromatin accessibility complex 16kD protein, with amino-acid sequence MAKALLPVSRVNTIMKSCSDVESVSKESSYLLSKAAEHFIKVLAEKGYEKANAGKKLDYKHVAEVVHDEDRYDFLRDIMPKKITVAEFKRIMARKSGDDQENGDLSSSSEDEETSSSEEETDDDSA; translated from the coding sequence ATGGCCAAAGCTCTATTGCCGGTATCGCGCGTGAACACGATAATGAAAAGTTGTTCGGACGTCGAGTCGGTGTCGAAAGAGTCGTCTTACTTACTGTCCAAAGCAGCGGAGCACTTCATTAAAGTTCTGGCGGAAAAGGGCTACGAGAAGGCAAATGCGGGCAAAAAACTCGATTACAAGCACGTGGCCGAGGTCGTGCACGACGAAGACCGCTACGACTTTCTGAGGGACATAATGCCGAAAAAGATCACGGTGGCGGAATTCAAGAGGATAATGGCGCGAAAGTCGGGCGACGACCAGGAGAACGGCGACCTGTCCTCCAGCTCGGAGGACGAGGAAACGTCGAGTAGTGAAGAAGAAACGGATGACGACAGTGcttaa
- the LOC109596694 gene encoding monocarboxylate transporter 14, which yields MMAKDNTLAPLVKISSVAPSLESLNESYENCLNIDRRFQRKESVISSQISLYVKKKKPKIPDGGWGWWVVIASFVINLVSDGISLTFGLLYEEFLHEFGASKSATSWIGSLFMAVPLLAGPIMSALVDRYGCRSMTIVGAIISTIGFVASSFANNIIVMYFTFGVIGGIGLGLCFVTAVVSIAFWFDKKRAIALGLGACGTGFGTLVFSPLATLLIEEFHWRGTLLIMAGCFLNLAVCGALMRDPDWIKDDNSDSDHESDKSSLNIEEIKESLVSGNTEEYLLEALDTSLDLSNKKRIKSVVNLPTFVRQNETVPLEVLEKLSKNKNLYSVILENYPTLLESKSSSERGLNDLKVLEQTRVPVIFSLKLKKTEKPPSPKPTHMPIIKINGNENIVVNKQNKIHTTTNHYLKNIRMRKTSIMHKGAMLNTNRYRLKASSCPNIYRNSMLTLSQEEDDKWYTVFMEIVKDVMQFNLFLELHFFLICLSTIILFTWFVVPYFYLVNHMKNFKYTERDVSFVIAVIGITNTVGMVVLGWAGDRPWMNVEKTYAVCLILCGVFCAAILFFTYSYVMVVVSGGLFGLFFASTFSFTPIILADLVPIDSFTMAYGLVLLCQGIGNLIGPPLAGLLFDLTEAWDQSFYQAGFWIIISGVLAGIIPYTKNRRIIGKGPILKYAHSEKNINV from the exons ATGATGGCCAAAGATAACACTTTGGCTCCACTGGTGAAAATCTCATCAGTAGCACCGAGCCTGGAGTCATTAAACGAAAGCTACGAAAACTGCCTAAACATAGACCGACGTTTCCAACGCAAGGAATCCGTAATCTCATCGCAAATCAGTCTCTACGTGAAAAAGAAAAAGCCAAAAATTCCTGACGGAGGATGGGGTTGGTGGGTTGTCATCGCGTCCTTTGTCATCAACTTGGTCTCGGACGGTATCAGTTTAACCTTCGGTCTGCTTTACGAGGAATTCCTACACGAATTCGGTGCATCCAAATCGGCAACATCCTGGATTGGCTCTTTGTTTATGGCCGTACCTTTATTAGCCGGTCCGATTATGTCCGCCCTTGTGGATCGATACGGATGCAGGTCGATGACAATAGTCGGAGCGATAATCTCAACTATCGGTTTTGTAGCCAGCTCCTTCGCCAACAACATCATCGTTATGTATTTTACATTTGGAGTGATTGGTGGAATTGGGCTTGGACTTTGTTTCGTCACAGCTGTCGTTTCCATAGCCTTTTGGTTCGATAAGAAACGTGCGATTGCTTTAGGTCTTGGTGCTTGCGGTACCGGTTTTGGAACTTTAGTGTTTTCTCCTCTGGCAACGctattaattgaagaatttCACTGGAGAGGTACCCTATTGATTATGGCCGGATGTTTTTTGAACTTGGCCGTGTGTGGTGCCTTGATGAGAGATCCTGATTGGATAAAAGATGATAACTC agaTAGTGATCACGAATCCGATAAATCTTCACTGAATATAGAGGAAATAAAAGAATCTTTAGTTAGTGGCAATACTGAAGAATATCTTCTTGAAGCGTTGGATACTAGTTTAGACTTGTCGAATAAAAAGAGAATCAAATCTGTAGTAAACTTACCCACTTTTGTAAGACAAAATGAAACA GTACCTTTAGAAGTTTTGGAAAAGttaagcaaaaataaaaatttatacagtgTGATCTTGGAAAACTATCCGACTTTGCTGGAATCAAAAAGTAGCTCAGAACGAGGTCTGAATGATTTAAAAGTCCTAGAACAAACCAGAGTGCCTgtgatattttctttgaagCTGAAGAAAACCGAAAAACCACCGTCTCCTAAACCTACACAT atgccaataatcaaaattaatggaaaCGAGAATATTgtagtaaataaacaaaacaaaatccaCACCACTACTAATCATTACCTAAAGAACATAAGAATGAGAAAAACTTCAATAATGCACAAAGGAGCAATGCTTAACACGAACAGATACAGACTTAAGGCCTCCAGCTGTCCAAATATTTATCGAAACTCAATGTTAACACTTTCCCAAGAAGAGGACGAT aaatggtATACAGTTTTCATGGAGATAGTAAAAGACGTAATGCAATTCAACTTATTTTTGGAACTGCATTTCTTTCTTATCTGTCTTTCAACTATTATTCTTTTCACTTGGTTCGTGGTACCATACTTTTACCTAGTAaatcacatgaaaaatttcaaatacacCGAACGTGATGTTTCATTTGTAATTGCTGTAATCGGCATCACCAACACCGTTGGAATG gtTGTTTTAGGTTGGGCTGGTGATAGACCTTGGATGAACGTTGAGAAAACCTACGCCGTTTGTTTAATACTTTGCGGAGTATTTTGTGCAGCcattctattttttacatatagcTACGTCATGGTTGTTGTTTCTGGAGGATTgtttggattgttttttgccAGTACATTCTCATTTACCCCGATAATCCTTGCAGATTTGGTTCCAATTGACAGCTTCACCATGGCTTATGGTTTAGTGTTGCTTTGCCAAGGAATTGGTAATCTTATTGGGCCACCACTAGCGG GTTTGTTGTTCGACTTAACTGAAGCTTGGGATCAATCCTTTTACCAAGCAGGATTTTGGATAATCATCTCTGGGGTCTTGGCAGGAATTATACCATACACTAAGAATAGAAGAATTATTGGAAAAGGtccaattttgaaatatgccCATAGTGAAAAGAACattaacgtttaa
- the LOC109596722 gene encoding high mobility group protein B3 → MMSDESENDGVYVDNQENDIYYKKYKLLLEECANLQRSNEILVFRIQEVNKITKRRLKEVSFFKQRLMKNYSEDWSVIPRLDIVKDDEDSKTVAQMMLKEKIKEEKPDEDEKPEKPHPKSTKKTVKRTKTKQEKDPNAPKRPSNPFFQFCQDQRQTLQEQLTAELKPGEALPTKQELTRQLAIKWKSLSLPDKKIYVDMYERSKEKYAVEMSEYKQMK, encoded by the exons atgaTGTCAGATGAATCGGAAAATGATGGGGTTTACGTGGATAATCAAGAAAATGatatatactataaaaaatacaaactatTACTTGAGGAGTGTGCGAATTTGCAAAGATCCAATGAAATACTAGTTTTTCG CATCCAGGAGGTCAACAAAATCACAAAAAGGAGACTGAAAGaagtatcattttttaaacaaagacTAATGAAAAACTACAGTGAAGATTGGTCAGTTATACCACGATTAGACATTGTTAAGGATGATGAGGACTCTAAAACAGTAGCACAAATGATGCTTAAAGAGAAAATTAAGGAAGAAAAACCTGATGAag aTGAGAAACCGGAAAAGCCACATCCAAAATCCACAAAGAAAACAGTTAAACGAACGAAGACAAAACAGGAAAAAGATCCTAACGCACCCAAGCGACCGTCGAATCCATTTTTCCAGTTTTGCCAGGACCAAAGGCAAACTTTGCAAGAACAGCTTACTGCAGAATTAAAGCCTGGTGAAGCTCTACCCACCAAACAAGAATTAACCAGACAATTAGCAATTAAATGGAAGTCTTTATCTTTACCTGATAAAaag atttatgtgGACATGTATGAGAGATCTAAGGAGAAATACGCCGTTGAAATGTCCGAGTacaaacaaatgaaataa
- the LOC109596721 gene encoding DNA ligase 1, which produces MYFVIKPLAYVDAIRLTPNRTDPIGNISVRNVVVIPLSVNVSLVLVLSFILFIEGDSSVKSMSGLIDEEQLIRLVREHPALYDMCHVSYHNHLRRDIIWEEIADKLESRAEECRKKWQSLRDLYRKSLRKKLAKRGKFKPWRLQNQMAFMKEYMDDRNKVKRENNEDDEDLDQLLEKEKASKGRLMNINEQKLIELVENNPHLYNPHDANYHNHSERDKSWVEIAEILDHDPQDCREKWRTLRDCYRKCLRNRLKGSAKGKHSKNWRLENQISFITPFLENDGRSKDLENSEDISQDSSIDDETLEARDDEEKRHETTVRIVDHLTKYFESAEETLRTFPADLQIEAKRKISEVIHEYEMIALKRNCSS; this is translated from the exons atgtattttgttataaaaccaCTGGCGTACGTCGACGCGATCCGACTGACTCCGAATCGCACCGACCCGATCGGAAATATCTCCGTGCGGAACGTAGTAGTTATTCCCCTTTCAGTCAACGTATCGCTTGTGCTAGTTCTCtcgtttattctatttattgaaGGTGATTCGTCAGTAAAATCGATGTCAGGGTTAATAGACGAGGAACAACTGATTCGACTGGTGCGGGAACACCCAGCACTTTACGATATGTGTCACGTGAGCTACCACAATCATTTGCGGCGCGACATTATCTGGGAGGAAattgctgacaaattggagAGTCGCG CTGAAGAGTGTCGTAAAAAATGGCAGTCGCTGCGCGACTTGTATCGCAAATCGCTGCGCAAAAAATTAGCGAAGCGGGGCAAATTTAAACCATGGAGGCTTCAAAACCAAATGGCCTTTATGAAAGAATACATGGACGACCGAAACAAAGTAAAGAGGGAAAACAATGAAGATGATGAAGATCTAGATCAACTTCTAGAGAAAGAGAAAGCGTCAAAAGGACGACTGATGAACATCAACGAGCAGAAATTGATTGAACTGGTGGAAAATAATCCACATTTGTACAATCCGCACGACGCCAACTATCATAATCATTCTGAAAGGGATAAGAGTTGGGTGGAAATTGCCGAAATATTAGATCACGATC ctcAAGATTGTCGTGAGAAATGGAGGACACTGCGGGATTGTTATAGAAAATGTCTCAGAAATCGCTTAAAAGGTTCCGCAAAAGGTAAACACTCGAAAAACTGGCGATTAGAAAATCAGATCAGCTTCATAACACCGTTCTTAGAAAACGATGGTCGTTCAAAAGATTTAGAAAATTCTGAGGACATTTCGCAGGATTCATCAATCGATGATGAAACTTTGGAAGCAAGGGACGACGAGGAGAAAAGACACGAAACTACAGTGAGAATTGTAGATCACTTAACTAAATACTTTGAATCTGCTGAGGAAACATTGAGGACGTTTCCCGCCGATCTGCAAATTGAAGCTAAAAGGAAAATTTCAGAAGTGATCCACGAGTATGAAATGATTGCCCTTAAAAGGAATTGTTCAAGTTGA
- the LOC109596720 gene encoding uncharacterized protein LOC109596720, which yields MASNGMDTTRSKNDINQCTESISAVVSDSASSPKRGDCAVVVNGEANAPEDVHDAEEQSPLLSNKQSNSITVSSQPSQRRNSLEAALNAKNKPKLNNLYENPIDVVKQPDTLKKNIIDMEKMSEEDRPVLHVQFNNDKKSDSSIAKDPCSTPSSLSSSSSSSSSSESIIVSEARPPDGGWGWVVVIASFIVNLIADGITFSFGIIFVEFLNYFGQNRGTTAWIGGLFMAMPLLSGPIASFLTDRYGCRKVTICGAIMASVGFIISSRANSMTVLCITFGILAGFGLSLCYVASVVIVAYYFDKRRSFATGLAVCGSGIGTFIFAPLIQLLLDEYGWRGTTLILAGLFLNLIVCGALMRDLPWTSEQQKNAAKERKRNRTLKRKNKGSSADSFSVSNSTNTASVLQPILENKEMETDENAQDRLCSSLVNLPTFVRNGEKVPIEVLELLSTHRNVYNVLLTNYPNLLTPSRSFSESGRLHDANFMSSKYAQSQHATSPPPINHNEDNAYLWWLKRSQLTPPRMNPQKKLQTTTAFLRDLRIHRLSVTYRGAMLNINRYRLRASSCPDIYRNSMTTIAKEKEVWYSGLWDLWDLLVDMFDFSHFADPKFLLFAISNFLLYTWYDVPYVYLKDNAISFGYSDRDASLLISIIGIINMLGEVILGWAGDRSWANASLIYAVCMGLCGGIIALIPLLKEYWSLCFVSGAFGFLIAANYSLTCIILVELITLERFTNAYGLLLLVQGVANLIGPPLGGWIYDITGSYDLSFYLAGFFIAISGVMLLILPATKRCKKIILSQRQKSCDSTQNNQQKHKSGFFAFCLKNKHEKVEVDHASHI from the exons ATGGCCTCAAACGGAATGGACACTACTCGATCCAAAAACGATATAAACCAGTGCACGGAATCGATCAGTGCGGTTGTCAGTGATAGTGCATCGTCGCCGAAGCGTGGTGATTGTGCCGTCGTCGTCAACGGTGAGGCGAACGCGCCTGAAGACGTCCACGATGCGGAGGAACAGTCGCCGCTCCTCAGCAACAAGCAATCGAATTCGATTACGGTTTCTAGTCAGCCAAGCCAAAGGAGGAACTCGCTCGAGGCCGCGCTCAACGCGAAAAACAAGCCCAAGCTCAACAATCTCTATGAAAACCCCATCGATGTCGTCAAACAGCCGGATACattgaagaaaaatatcaTCGACATGGAAAAAATGTCGGAGGAGGATCGACCGGTGCTACATGTGCAGTTCAATAACGACAAAAAAAGCGACTCATCCATCGCCAAAGATCCGTGTTCCACACCCTCCAGTCTTTCATCCTCATCTTCATCTTCCAGTAGCAGCGAATCAATTATTGTATCTGAGGCTCGCCCACCAGACGGCGGTTGGGGTTGGGTTGTGGTCATCGCCTCCTTCATAGTCAATCTTATCGCCGACGGAATTACGTTCAGTTTTGGTATTATATTCGtcgaatttttgaattatttcggCCAGAATCGTGGCACCACCGCTTGGATTGGCGGCCTTTTCATGGCCATGCCTCTCTTGTCCGGTCCCATAGCTAGTTTCCTTACAGACCGCTATGGTTGTAGGAAAGTCACAATATGTGGAGCCATCATGGCGTCTGTCGGTTTCATAATATCCTCTAGGGCCAACAGTATGACAGTACTGTGCATCACTTTTGGAATTTTGGCTGGTTTCGGCCTTAGTCTTTGCTATGTAGCTTCAGTAGTAATAGTAGCATACTACTTCGATAAGAGGCGATCCTTTGCAACAGGTTTGGCAGTGTGCGGCAGCGGAATAGGCACCTTTATTTTTGCACCTCTAATCCAGTTATTGTTGGACGAGTACGGTTGGAGAGGCACCACATTAATATTAGCGGGACTGTTCCTGAATTTGATTGTTTGCGGTGCGTTGATGAGAGATCTTCCTTGGACTTCCGAACAGCAGAAGAACGCCGCCAAGGAACGCAAACGCAATCGTACTTTGAAACGAAAGAACAAGGGCTCCTCCGCTGACAGTTTTTCCGTAAGCAATAGTACCAATACAGCTAGTGTGTTACAACCAATTTTAGAGAATAAAGAGATGGAAACCGACGAAAACGCCCAAGACAGGCTGTGCAGCAGTTTGGTTAACTTACCAACGTTCGTTAGAAACGGTGAGAAAGTACCGATTGAAGTATTAGAACTGTTGTCGACGCACAGAAACGTGTACAACGTGCTGTTGACCAACTATCCAAATCTTTTGACACCATCAAGAAGTTTTAGCGAGTCTGGACGGCTGCACGACGCGAATTTCATGTCTTCCAAATACGCCCAATCCCAACATGCCACCTCGCCTCCGCCGATTAATCACAACGAAGACAACGCGTATCTATGGTGGTTGAAAAGAAGTCAATTGACCCCTCCCAGGATGAATCCTCAGAAAAAATTGCAAACGACCACAGCTTTTCTCAGAGATCTACGCATTCATAGGTTATCTGTAACTTATCGTGGGGCCATGTTGAATATTAACAGATACAGATTAAGAGCTTCCTCCTGTCCCGACATTTACAGGAACTCTATGACGACAATAGCGAAGGAAAAGGAGGTCTGGTACTCGGGCCTGTGGGATTTGTGGGATTTATTGGTTGACATGTTTGATTTTTCACATTTCGCCGATCCCAAGTTTCTGTTGTTCGCCATCTCGAATTTCCTCCTCTACACATGGTACGATGTTCCGTACGTGTATCTAAAGGACAATGCCATCAGCTTTGGGTACTCGGACAGGGATGCCTCGTTGTTGATTTCTATCATAGGAATCATTAATATGTTAGGAGAG GTGATATTGGGATGGGCCGGCGACAGATCCTGGGCAAACGCGAGTCTGATTTACGCCGTGTGCATGGGGTTGTGTGGAGGTATAATCGCGCTAATTCCGTTGCTGAAGGAGTATTGGTCACTGTGCTTCGTGTCGGGTGCGTTCGGTTTTCTGATTGCCGCTAATTATTCGCTCACCTGCATCATACTCGTGGAGCTCATCACATTGGAACGGTTCACGAACGCGTATGGACTCCTGCTGCTTGTACAGGGGGTTGCCAATTTAATTGGACCACCTCTTGGAG ggTGGATCTACGATATAACAGGCTCCTACGACCTATCGTTTTACTTGGCCGGTTTCTTCATAGCAATATCGGGCGTGATGCTGCTGATTTTACCTGCGACAAAGCGCTGCAAGAAAATTATCCTGAGTCAAAGGCAAAAGTCCTGTGACTCGACACAAAACAATCAACAGAAACATAAATCTGGATTCTTCGCGTTCTGTCTTAAGAACAAGCACGAAAAAGTTGAGGTAGACCACGCCAGTCACATTTAA
- the LOC109596697 gene encoding monocarboxylate transporter 14-like: MDTNQAPIVSLSHIVPSLDSSPSRKLYEDAATLPIASEEKSEVKFDMSSSSSSISEDEEDNPRIPDGGWGWMVVFASLIMSMIADGISLSFGLLYVEFLYEFKASKSTTSWIGSLFMAVPLITGPIMSAFVDKYGCRPMTIIGGLISAVGFIISSKVNSIGVMYVTFGVISGLGLGLCYVTAVVCIAFWFDKKRTLAVGLGAAGTGIGTFVYSPLTTYLIKEFGWRGTTLLLSGSFLNIIVCGALMRDPDWIINQNKENEKSEKSGKSSKTSLASISSNFANVVDLNEIKHILKNGKDTEYLLQTLETRLQESNPVTPRKCHQSVVNLPTFIKENEKVPVEVLEQLSSNKKLYNIILENYPSLLLCRSTSDKGLDKLAEDMSVVLDRVPVTFSMKLKKADKTKHPVHQNSLPEEALNLEVPLINKPKNPPPPKRNNSFPWFSNKQTNPTYFKNIKFHRQSLVHRGAIFNTNKYKLRASSCPNIYKVSMATIPKNREEKWYSEIEDLVKGMMDFSLFLEFHFFLMSLSTIILFVWFIVPYFYLADLMLMFEYTEEEASFTMSIIGITNTIGMVVLGWAGDQEWMNITKTYAVSLFFCGLSCAGMIFFVENFILLEIAAALFGLSLSSSFSFTPGILVELVPLERFTIAYGLQLLCMGIGNLLGPPYAGHLFDITGSWDLSFYQAAIWIIVAGVLIGIIPYTTNRKIIGKGPVEKDLAN; the protein is encoded by the exons ATGGATACAAATCAAGCCCCAATAGTAAGCTTATCCCACATAGTACCTTCGTTAGATTCTAGTCCCAGCAGAAAACTATACGAAGACGCCGCAACTCTTCCTATCGCCTCGGAAGAGAAGTCCGAGGTGAAATTTGACATGAgctcatcatcatcatcaatttCAGAAGACGAAGAAGATAATCCTAGGATACCAGATGGGGGATGGGGTTGGATGGTGGTATTTGCCTCGTTGATTATGTCCATGATTGCAGACGGCATCAGTTTGTCCTTTGGTCTTTTGTATGTTGAATTCTTGTACGAGTTTAAAGCATCGAAATCCACAACTTCGTGGATCGGAAGCCTTTTTATGGCTGTGCCTTTGATCACTGGTCCGATTATGAGTGCCTTCGTTGACAAATATGGTTGCAGACCAATGACGATTATCGGTGGCCTTATTTCTGCAGTTGGGTTCATCATTAGTTCTAAAGTTAATTCTATTGGTGTAATGTATGTCACTTTTGGAGTCATATCAGGATTAGGTTTAGGCTTGTGTTATGTGACTGCTGTTGTTTGTATTGCTTTTTGGTTCGACAAGAAACGCACCTTGGCAGTTGGTCTAGGTGCAGCTGGAACTGGAATTGGTACTTTCGTGTATTCACCTCTTACGACTTATCTCATCAAAGAATTTGGATGGAGAGGCACAACTCTTCTGTTATCTGGTTCTTTTTTAAACATCATCGTTTGTGGAGCTCTAATGCGAGATCCTGATTggataattaatcaaaacaa AGAGAATGAGAAGAGCGAGAAATCAGGAAAGTCAAGTAAAACTAGCTTGGCCTCCATCTCGTCCAATTTTGCCAACGTGGTTGATTTGAACGAGATTAAACACATACTGAAAAATGGAAAAGATACAGAATATTTGCTACAGACGTTAGAAACCAGATTACAAGAGTCCAATCCTGTTACTCCTAGGAAATGTCATCAATCAGTAGTAAATCTTCCTacgtttataaaagaaaacgaAAAA GTCCCTGTTGAAGTATTAGAACAATTGAGCTCCAACAAAAAGttgtacaatattattttggaaaattatcCCAGTCTTCTTTTGTGTAGAAGTACGTCCGATAAAGGATTGGATAAACTTGCTGAAGATATGTCTGTTGTTTTAGACCGAGTTCCAGTCACTTTTTCTATGAAACTCAAAAAAGCCGACAAAACTAAACATCCAGTACATCAA aattctCTGCCGGAGGAAGCATTAAATCTAGAAGTGCCTTTGATAAACAAACCGAAGAACCCGCCGCCTCCAAAACGTAACAATTCGTTTCCTTGGTTCagtaacaaacaaacaaatccaACGTATTTCAAGAACATCAAATTCCACAGGCAAAGTTTGGTGCATAGAGGAGCCATATTCAACACAAACAAGTACAAACTTAGAGCATCAAGTTGTCCCAATATCTACAAAGTCTCCATGGCAACTATTCCAAAGAACAGAGAAGag aaatggtACTCAGAAATTGAAGACTTGGTAAAAGGAATGATGGACTTTtcgttatttttagaatttcacTTTTTCCTTATGTCTTTGTCAACTATCATTTTATTCGTTTGGTTTATCGTGCCATACTTCTATTTGGCAGATTTAATGCTTATGTTCGAGTACACGGAGGAAGAAGCCTCTTTCACTATGTCTATTATAGGAATAACGAACACCATCGGAATG GTTGTCTTGGGTTGGGCTGGAGACCAAGAATGGATGAACATTACCAAAACCTATGCCGTGTCTTTATTCTTTTGCGGACTATCTTGTGCAGGCATGATATTTTTCGTTGAAAACTTCATACTTCTGGAAATTGCGGCCGCATTGTTCGGACTGTCCTTATCCAGTTCCTTTTCGTTTACACCAGGAATTCTAGTCGAGCTGGTACCTTTGGAACGATTCACAATTGCTTACGGATTGCAACTGTTGTGTATGGGAATCGGAAATCTTTTAGGACCCCCCTATGCAG gtCATTTGTTTGACATCACTGGCTCATGGGATTTATCCTTTTATCAAGCTGCCATTTGGATTATAGTTGCAGGAGTTTTGATCGGTATTATACCTTATACCaccaatagaaaaataataggaAAAGGACCTGTTGAAAAGGATCTTGCTAATTAA